One Myxococcaceae bacterium JPH2 genomic window, GCGAGCCCCGTGCCCCACACCAGCGACGACGCGGGGAACGTCTCACCGGCGAGGATGGCGCGCATGCCCTCGAACACATACGACGGCGGCAGCACGCGCGAGATGGCCTGCATCCAGGGAGGCAGCGTGGACACCGGATAGAAGACCCCGGCGAACGGCGACAGCAGGCTGGGGATGGGCCACACGAACCACTCCGACGCGGGCCCGAAGCGCAGCACCAGCGCACTGCCGAACACGCCGAGCGCGATGCCGAACAGGAACAGGATGAGCAGGAACGGCAGCAGCGCCAGCCCGTAGGCGGAGAAGGACAGCCCGAAGCCCGCCGTCGTCAGCACCAGCATCACGACGAGCCCCACCGAGCTGGTCGCGATGCTCGACGCCACCAGGCCCGTGACGTACTCGGAGATGGAGAGCGGCGTGGCGAAGAAGTTGAGGAAGTTGCGCGACCAGACGTCCTCGAAGAAGGCCATCGTCACCCCCTGCATCACGCGGGTGAAGAAGTCCCAGAGGAGCACCGCGCCCAGCAGCACCGGCACGAAGTTGAAGCCCGACGCCGTGACGCTGTTGAGGTAGCGGGTGATGAACCCCCACAGCACCATGTCGATGGCCACCCACGCGAACAGGGGCAGCACGCGCGCGGGGCTCCCACGCAGGAGGTAGAACTGGCGCAGCGCGATGGCGGCGACTCGGCCCAGACGCATGGCGCTCACGCCTTTCCCAGCGCGAGCGGCTCGCGCGCGACGGTGATGAAGAGTTCCTCCAGCGTCTGCTTGCCGTGCTCGCGCGGAAGCGTCCGCGGGTTCCCCTCGAGAAGGATGCGTCCCCGCGCGAGGAACAACACGCGGTCACACACCTCCTCGACCTCGTACATGTTGTGCGACGTCCAGAGGACACCGCCCGGCCCCTCGGCGGCGAACGCACGAATCTTCGCGCGCAGGTCCTGCGCCGTCGCGGGGTCCAACGACGCGGTGGGCTCGTCGAGCAACAGGAGGTGAGGACGGTTCAACAGCGCCTTGGCCAGCGCCACGCGCGTCTGCTCGCCCGAGGAGAGCACGCCGCACTTCACGTCCCGGAACGCCTGGAGGTCGAACTGCGCCAGCACCTCCTCGATGCGGGCCGCGAGCGCGGGCACCCCGTACAGCAACCCGAAGATGCGCAGGTTCTGGACGACGGTGAGGTTGCCGGGAAGCGGCGCGTACACAGCCGCGAAGTTCGTGCGCGCGAGCGCTCGCGAGCGCTC contains:
- a CDS encoding ABC transporter permease, with the protein product MRLGRVAAIALRQFYLLRGSPARVLPLFAWVAIDMVLWGFITRYLNSVTASGFNFVPVLLGAVLLWDFFTRVMQGVTMAFFEDVWSRNFLNFFATPLSISEYVTGLVASSIATSSVGLVVMLVLTTAGFGLSFSAYGLALLPFLLILFLFGIALGVFGSALVLRFGPASEWFVWPIPSLLSPFAGVFYPVSTLPPWMQAISRVLPPSYVFEGMRAILAGETFPASSLVWGTGLAVLHILLACGFFTRVYRHAVRTGLIARYSAESLS
- a CDS encoding ABC transporter ATP-binding protein translates to MSSPSEEVSTRPVLAVAALRKRYGDAVAVEGLSFHVKPREIVGLLGPNGAGKSTTINMLLGVLEPSEGSIHIEGVNLATERSRALARTNFAAVYAPLPGNLTVVQNLRIFGLLYGVPALAARIEEVLAQFDLQAFRDVKCGVLSSGEQTRVALAKALLNRPHLLLLDEPTASLDPATAQDLRAKIRAFAAEGPGGVLWTSHNMYEVEEVCDRVLFLARGRILLEGNPRTLPREHGKQTLEELFITVAREPLALGKA